Proteins encoded together in one Lathyrus oleraceus cultivar Zhongwan6 chromosome 5, CAAS_Psat_ZW6_1.0, whole genome shotgun sequence window:
- the LOC127078332 gene encoding taxadiene 5-alpha hydroxylase, giving the protein MVNDIPFIGLCILTLSLAFVLRKLLSKSQTKNVPKGSLGYPIIGETLEFLRAQRQDKGYEWIQERVSKYGSVFKTSLMGSPTVFIIGQQGNKFVLGSSDDVISAKKPTTLQKILGKQSIAELVGTRHRLVKGEMLKFLKPECLQNYVKKMDELVNTTLLKELKENKTIEVVRLMKKLAYDMTSNILFDIDQPTREILFADFITSFKAIHSLPINLPGTSFWRGQKARARIVEKILPIMNKRREELSKGVLNSTNDMLSCLLAIRDENDEPLDDDVITDNFVFIFVASHDTSATLMTLMIWKLSRDQEVYNKVLEEQMEILKQRKGNEERLTWGEIQKMKYTWRVAQELMRMIPPLFGGFRKALKDTSYQGYDIPKGWQVYWASCGTHMNKDIFENPHKFDPSRFENQTKSIPPFSYLPFGAGSHNCIGNEFARVKTLTTIHNFVKLYEWSQLNPKETITRQPMPYPSLGLPIEIKPRCNMS; this is encoded by the exons ATGGTTAACGATATTCCTTTCATTGGTTTATGTATACTAACTTTGAGTTTAGCTTTTGTTTTGAGAAAACTCCTCTCAAAAAGTCAAACAAAAAATGTTCCAAAAGGGTCTCTTGGATATCCAATTATTGGAGAGACACTTGAGTTTCTTAGAGCACAGAGGCAAGACAAGGGCTATGAGTGGATACAAGAAAGAGTATCTAAGTATGGTTCTGTCTTTAAAACCTCCTTAATGGGTTCTCCAACAGTGTTTATTATTGGACAACAAGGAAACAAGTTTGTTCTTGGTTCCTCGGATGATGTTATTTCTGCTAAGAAACCTACAACTCTTCAAAAGATACTTGGAAAGCAAAGCATAGCTGAACTTGTAGGAACAAG GCACAGGTTGGTCAAAGGTGAAATGCTGAAATTCTTGAAACCTGAATGCCTTCAGAACTATGTGAAAAAGATGGATGAATTAGTAAACACAACACTACTAAAAGAATTGAAAGAGAACAAAACAATAGAAGTTGTGAGGTTGATGAAAAAACTGGCTTATGACATGACATCCAATATCTTATTTGACATAGATCAACCCACAAGAGAGATTCTATTTGCTGATTTTATCACGTCATTTAAAGCAATTCACTCTCTCCCAATAAATCTCCCTGGCACATCATTTTGGAGAGGCCAAAAAGCTAGGGCAAGAATTGTGGAAAAGATACTTCCTATTATGAACAAAAGAAGAGAAGAATTATCAAAAGGAGTTCTAAATTCTACCAATGATATGCTTTCATGTCTTCTTGCAATAAGAGATGAAAATGATGAGCCTTTAGACGATGACGTAATTACCGACAattttgtttttatatttgtTGCAAGCCATGACACGTCTGCTACTCTTATGACATTGATGATATGGAAGTTATCTAGAGATCAAGAGGTTTATAACAAAGTTTTAGAAG AACAAATGGAGATTTTAAAGCAAAGGAAAGGAAATGAAGAGAGATTAACATGGGGAGAGATACAAAAGATGAAATACACATGGAGAGTTGCTCAGGAATTGATGAGGATGATCCCTCCATTGTTTGGTGGGTTTAGGAAAGCACTTAAAGATACTAGTTACCAAGGATATGACATACCAAAAGGGTGGCAG GTATATTGGGCGTCATGTGGAACACATATGAACAAAGATATATTCGAGAATCCACACAAGTTTGATCCATCTCGTTTTGAAAATCAAACCAAGTCAATCCCACCCTTTTCTTACCTTCCATTTGGCGCAGGGTCACATAATTGCATAGGAAACGAGTTTGCTAGGGTTAAGACATTAACAACCATTCACAATTTTGTGAAGTTGTACGAATGGTCTCAATTGAATCCAAAGGAAACTATTACTCGTCAACCAATGCCATATCCATCTTTGGGTCTCCCAATTGAGATCAAACCAAGATGTAATATGTCTTAA
- the LOC127078333 gene encoding uncharacterized protein LOC127078333 — translation MDDHNKKTMEPKPNLEELYQGIPDESVNLTFQDLPNVKKKTTVSQGIQSPSLSPMNMSPTHDFKKGFKVYSNDNYNHHHDLGHRGVVAPQSTPSKVSEYNLGYDTMSGESSSTSGKGGVGRRRRQGIPHSKICTVCSNYVYFFRTRCLVCGRVYCKQCVEIGMGDLREGRKCVNCLGLRFSQRYIERAGLLGCLNWRYPSTLKQTELKWAEKGSRKNGDKGYGHHQSRPTTPTTPTSPFSIASSEASYAMSATYSPFTPHHHHHPL, via the exons ATGGATGATCACAACAAAAAAACTATGGAACCAAAACCTAACCTAGAGGAACTATACCAAGGAATCCCAGATGAGTCTGTTAATCTTACCTTTCAAGACTTGCCAAATGTTAAGAAAAAGACCACAGTTTCTCAAGGTATACAATCCCCTTCTCTTTCACCTATGAATATGTCACCTACTCATGACTTCAAGAAAGGCTTCAAGGTTTATTCCAATGACAACTATAATCATCATCATGATTTGGGTCATAGAGGTGTTGTTGCTCCTCAAAGTACTCCAAGTAAGGTAAGTGAGTATAACTTGGGCTACGATACCATGAGTGGTGAGTCGAGTTCGACTTCGGGAAAAGGCGGTGTTGGTCGACGAAGACGACAAGGGATTCCTCACTCTAAGATTTGCACCGTTTGCAGTAACTATGTTTATTTTTTCAGGACAAGATGTTTG GTATGTGGCAGGGTTTATTGCAAGCAGTGTGTGGAAATAGGTATGGGAGATTTAAGAGAAGGGAGAAAGTGTGTAAATTGCCTTGGACTGAGATTCAGCCAAAG GTACATAGAAAGAGCAGGGTTACTAGGATGTTTGAATTGGAGGTATCCAAGTACATTAAAGCAGACAGAACTCAAATGGGCTGAGAAAGGATCAAGGAAGAATGGTGACAAAGGCTATGGTCATCATCAATCAAGACCAACAACACCTACAACTCCAACAAGTCCTTTCTCTATTGCTAGCAGTGAAGCCTCCTATGCCATGTCTGCAACTTATTCTCCTTTCACTCCTCATCATCACCACCACCCTCTTTGA